The Corticium candelabrum chromosome 18, ooCorCand1.1, whole genome shotgun sequence genome includes a region encoding these proteins:
- the LOC134193580 gene encoding thrombospondin-type laminin G domain and EAR repeat-containing protein-like, with protein sequence MLSFVMSSRVLLLLYVLSGCCLSQDCNTFDILSTLKLVGGRNASQLQEAPASSNEVLALSDKSRIEFQPGDIFPTSCNGFPSNFCVRVMFKLRERIQKAFYIFTLTNSKSSTVILGLSLQTGKVVLDYQAKGASKSQKATLNVNTDQLADTAWHRLQICVVDDQAKLNVDCTHDVVSDPLKQRAEVDLTGLGFVGRKTVLGGKKRQSLFQGSIAALEIAKYTKHVESSFCSYDTTPSPSTSPSTCAELRPGGQVPVVFSEESQECNSCTNGNLWYDVNRSKMKVCDGTHWKCLSDCQCNIDYIEMNQTLFTTNASDTEFFQLPGHGLFVCVAQYNAVKGAGDFSIIFHLEDGVWSEYQRLPTKGAQDCAYFIVDGHHHVAVANLGKENSNRVVDSVIYRWNNNTGRFNQFASLPTGKARDSTFFCMDPTYCFLAVAKYSDGMTILTNSIIYRYHQGTFREHQQIATQGGYDIKYFEIDGKHFLAAANAFNGQTTHINSHIYKWHEQTLKFTHHQSIPTIGATDWEFFQIKGDSYLAVANSFNHRPESPLDEKQHEVDSVIYKFDKSSGQFGFFQSLTTYSASKWSYFEVCGSSYLSVANSYDEDSEHVVHSNIYRYMGVEKFVLAHSVETQGAVDWDYIHFNEQDFLSCANSKGGESYILEVKKTSCCN encoded by the exons ATGTTGTCGTTTGTCATGTCTTCCCGAGTCTTGCTACTGTTATACGTCCTGTCAGGCTGCTGCCTGTCTCAAGATTGCAACA CATTCGACATTCTGAGCACGTTGAAATTAGTCGGCGGCCGCAATGCCAGTCAATTGCAAGAGGCACCAGCCTCGTCCAACGAAGTTCTGGCATTATCAGACAAGAGCAGAATAGAATTTCAGCCAGGAGACATCTTTCCCACCTCGTGTAATGGATTTCCGAGCAACTTCTGCGTCAGAGTGATGTTCAAACTTAGAGAACGTATTCAGAAGGCATTTTACATATTTACGCTGACCAATTCGAAAAGTTCTACTGTTATACTGGGACTAAGTTTGCAGACAGGTAAAGTAGTTTTGGACTACCAAGCGAAGGGCGCATCCAAAAGTCAGAAAGCGACTTTGAACGTGAATACCGACCAGCTAGCTGACACGGCATGGCACAGGCTTCAAATTTGTGTCGTTGATGACCAAGCCAAACTCAATGTAGACTGTACACATGATGTCGTATCGGATCCTCTCAAACAACGAGCGGAAGTCGATCTTACTGGACTGGGATTCGTAGGCAGGAAGACAGTATTGGGCGGCAAGAAGAGACAGAGCTTATTCCAG GGTAGCATAGCTGCACTGGAGATTGCAAAGTACACCAAACACGTGGAATCAAGCTTCTGCTCATATGATACAACACCGTCGCCGTCAACTTCGCCATCAACTTGCGCTG AGCTGCGACCTGGTGGTCAAGTACCTGTCGTTTTCTCAGAAGAGTCACAAGAGTGTAACTCTTGCACAAACGGGAATCTTTGGTATGATGTCAACCGTTCAAAGATGAAAGTCTGTGACGGCACTCACTGGAAATGTCTTAGTGACT GTCAGTGCAATATAGACTACATTGAGATGAATCAGACATTGTTCACAACCAACGCAAGCGATACTGAATTTTTCCAACTGCCAGGACACGGATTATTTGTCTGCGTTGCACAATACAATGCAGTAAAAGGAGCTGGTGATTTCTCCATCATATTCCATCTCGAAGACGGTGTTTGGTCAGAATACCAGAGGCTACCAACAAAAGGTGCTCAAGACTGTGCTTATTTTATTGTGGACGGTCACCACCATGTTGCAGTAGCAAATCTGGGTAAGGAAAATAGTAATAGAGTCGTAGACTCAGTCATCTATAGGTGGAATAACAACACTGGCCGCTTCAATCAGTTTGCATCCCTCCCCACCGGAAAAGCTAGGGATTCTACGTTTTTTTGCATGGATCCAACTTACTGCTTTCTAGCTGTTGCAAAGTATTCAGACGGTATGACCATCCTTACCAATTCCATCATTTATAGGTATCACCAAGGAACATTTAGAGAACATCAGCAAATCGCAACGCAAGGAGGATATGATATCAAGTATTTTGAAATTGATGGGAAACATTTCTTGGCAGCGGCGAATGCATTTAATGGTCAGACAACTCACATCAACTCACACATATACAAATGGCATGAGCAAACTTTGAAGTTTACTCATCACCAGTCTATACCAACTATTGGCGCAACAGACTGGGAATTCTTTCAGATAAAAGGAGACAGCTACCTTGCAGTAGCAAACTCCTTTAACCACAGACCTGAGTCACCTCTAGACGAGAAGCAGCATGAAGTTGATTCGGTGATATACAAATTTGACAAAAGCAGTGGCCAGTTTGGCTTCTTTCAGTCGCTGACCACGTACAGTGCATCTAAGTGGTCTTACTTCGAAGTGTGTGGAAGTTCTTACTTGTCGGTTGCAAATTCATATGATGAGGACAGCGAACATGTGGTTCATTCCAACATCTACCGCTACATGGGTGTAGAGAAGTTTGTACTAGCACACTCTGTTGAAACTCAAGGAGCTGTAGACTGGGATTACATTCATTTTAATGAGCAAGATTTCTTGTCATGTGCCAATTCCAAGGGAGGAGAGTCATATATTTTGGAAGTTAAGAAGACTTCTTGTTGCAACTAG
- the LOC134193583 gene encoding von Willebrand factor C and EGF domain-containing protein-like has protein sequence MSSLMTFVTTTCLLVAIVNATPTETDPQDFNMEGTVSSTKCVYLNQKYEQGQIFWPDRCHTCICGAGGMLSCSKDPCEELICLPYHHEQIRPGECCSSCVRSTCYWKGRWYEGGDMWTGNSLDNGRYCKLACRCEAEGNVTCNKSDCGSISNGNARGEKVCQDDGKRYNAGQNWTKQTLYRGRQCRIACTCKKSGKATCNKKDCKTAKPIAKYQLRTKGNRAPCSDPFMGERQHRDRFLYYLPNNSNCVKECLCLSGTIYCNMTSCTQASEQMPTCGLIKGKAKQTQAEGCISIKKQPTTQCPQYCARNRSMKLVKCCRPVKTAVSVRFKCTDGRRLRFNIPQVTGCKCSANCNFGEDTSTTSGDVPALQ, from the exons ATGAGCTCTCTGATGACATTTGTAACAACTACCTGTTTGCTGGTAGCTATTGTTAATGCAACGCCAACTGAGACAGACCCACAAGATTTCAATATGG AAGGTACGGTTTCTTCTACAAAGTGTGTCTACCTTAATCAAAAATATGAACAAGGACAAATCTTCTGGCCTGATCGCTGCCACACATGTATCTGTGGAGCAGGTGGCATGCTTTCTTGCAGCAAAGATCCTTGTGAAGAGCTTATCTGCCTACCATATCATCATGAACAAATTCGGCCAGGAGAATGCTGCAGTTCATGTGTTA GGTCAACATGCTACTGGAAAGGACGTTGGTATGAAGGAGGAGATATGTGGACTGGCAATTCTCTAGACAACGGACGATACTGTAAGCTAGCTTGCAGATGTGAAGCTGAGGGGAACGTCACTTGTAACAAGTCTGATTGTGGATCTATCTCAAATGGCAATGCACGTGGGGAAAAAG TGTGTCAAGATGATGGAAAAAGATACAATGCTGGACAAAACTGGACAAAACAAACTTTGTACCGCGGTAGACAGTGTAGAATTGCTTGCACATGTAAGAAGAGCGGCAAGGCTACTTGCAACAAAAAGGACTGCAAAACGGCAAAGCCTATTGCTAAATACCAACTACGAACAAAAG GTAACAGAGCCCCGTGTTCTGACCCATTTATGGGAGAACGACAGCACAGAGACCGATTTCTATACTACTTACCAAATAATTCCAACTGTGTCAAGGagtgtctctgtctctcaGGAACCATTTATTGCAATATGACCTCCTGCACTCAGGCATCAGAACAGA TGCCAACTTGTGGATTGATCAAAGGCAAGGCAAAACAGACTCAAGCCGAAGGCTGCATCAGCATAAAAAAGCAACCAACTACGCAATGTCCACAGTATTGTGCTCGAAATCGATCAATGAAACTAGTAAAATGCTGTCGTCCAGTTAAAACCGCAGTATCAGTCCGTTTCAAATGTACTGATGGAAGACGACTTCGTTTCAACATCCCTCAAGTAACTGGTTGCAAGTGTTCTGCTAATTGCAACTTCGGTGAGGacacatcaacaacatcaggAGATGTTCCTGCCCTACAATAG